One window of Microbacterium sp. 1S1 genomic DNA carries:
- a CDS encoding PadR family transcriptional regulator, whose translation MGKDPVAALTPLGVMVLALLRESDMHPYEMVRLLRVRHDDRLITVTNGTLYHTVARLQRAGLLDEVGTDREGNRPERTTYTLTDAGREAVVLWVRRALPRIDREADARVALAEAHNLERDDAVALLQERREALVASHTLHHDGLAAARAKGVPPQVLVEIERQEALLDAELRWLDSLLTRLAGDELRWGPDAFDDTDRYRAQRKAAQQ comes from the coding sequence ATGGGCAAGGATCCGGTGGCGGCGCTCACGCCGCTCGGCGTCATGGTGCTCGCCCTCCTCCGCGAGAGCGACATGCATCCGTACGAGATGGTGCGCCTGCTCCGTGTGCGCCACGACGACCGGCTCATCACCGTCACCAACGGCACGCTGTACCACACGGTCGCCCGGCTCCAGCGGGCCGGACTGCTCGACGAGGTCGGCACGGACCGCGAGGGCAACCGCCCAGAGCGCACGACCTATACGCTCACCGACGCCGGACGGGAGGCCGTGGTCCTATGGGTCCGCCGCGCGCTCCCACGCATCGACCGTGAGGCCGACGCCCGCGTCGCCCTCGCCGAGGCGCACAACCTCGAGCGCGACGACGCCGTCGCTCTGCTGCAGGAACGCCGGGAGGCCCTCGTCGCCTCGCACACGCTCCACCACGACGGACTCGCCGCCGCCCGCGCCAAGGGTGTCCCGCCGCAGGTCCTCGTCGAGATCGAACGGCAGGAGGCGCTGCTCGACGCGGAGCTCCGCTGGCTCGACTCGCTCCTCACCCGCCTCGCCGGCGACGAGCTCCGCTGGGGCCCGGACGCCTTCGACGACACCGACCGCTACCGCGCTCAGCGAAAGGCTGCACAGCAATGA
- a CDS encoding MFS transporter has protein sequence MTDSRQTSGPETGPFAAGHAPKSPWPALWALVIGFFMILVDTTIVSVANPAIKVALDPDTNNLDNVVWVTSAYLLAYAVPLLITGRLGDRFGPKNIYLIGLAVFTLASLWCGLSTTLEGLIAARAVQGLGAAFMTPQTMAVITRTFPPNRRGAAMGLWGATAGVATLVGPLAGGLLVDGFGWEWIFFVNLPVGVVAFVLAWILVPTLKTHPHRFDLVGVVLSALALFLIVFGLQEGEKYDWGTIAGPVSVWGLIIAGVVVLALFIVQQARTRSEPLVPLALFRDRNFSGANVAIAAVGFTVTSMSLPMMFFLQTARGLTPTEAAMLLIPMAVLSGVLAPVAGKILDRVDPRIILVPGLLCVAGALVWYSTLTTMDTPILMFLLPSALMGIGNAGMWGPLATTATRKLPPRQAGAGAGIYNTTRTIGSVIGSASIAAFMQSRLEANLPGLSDAPAGSGDGALPPQIAEGFAAGMSQTLLLPAGVILVALVASLFLRGQDRKDEPVATTPPA, from the coding sequence ATGACCGACTCCCGCCAGACCTCGGGACCCGAGACCGGGCCCTTCGCCGCCGGTCACGCGCCGAAGAGTCCGTGGCCCGCGCTGTGGGCCCTCGTCATCGGGTTCTTCATGATCCTCGTCGACACCACGATCGTGTCCGTCGCGAACCCGGCGATCAAGGTCGCCCTCGATCCCGACACGAACAACCTCGACAACGTGGTGTGGGTCACGAGCGCCTACCTGCTCGCCTATGCCGTGCCGCTGCTCATCACCGGGCGGCTCGGCGACCGCTTCGGGCCGAAGAACATCTACCTCATCGGGCTCGCGGTGTTCACGCTCGCCTCGCTGTGGTGCGGACTGTCGACGACGCTCGAGGGGCTGATCGCGGCCCGCGCGGTCCAGGGGCTCGGTGCCGCGTTCATGACCCCGCAGACCATGGCCGTCATCACCCGCACCTTCCCGCCGAACCGCCGCGGTGCGGCGATGGGCCTCTGGGGCGCCACGGCCGGCGTCGCCACGCTCGTCGGCCCCCTCGCGGGCGGCCTGCTCGTCGACGGCTTCGGGTGGGAGTGGATCTTCTTCGTCAACCTCCCCGTCGGCGTCGTCGCCTTCGTGCTCGCCTGGATCCTCGTGCCCACGCTGAAGACGCACCCGCACCGGTTCGACCTCGTCGGCGTCGTCCTCAGCGCGCTCGCGCTGTTCCTCATCGTCTTCGGGCTGCAGGAGGGTGAGAAGTACGACTGGGGCACCATCGCGGGTCCGGTCTCGGTCTGGGGCCTGATCATCGCCGGCGTCGTGGTGCTCGCGCTCTTCATCGTGCAGCAGGCGCGCACCCGCAGCGAACCCCTCGTGCCGCTCGCGCTCTTCCGCGACCGCAACTTCTCCGGCGCGAACGTCGCGATCGCCGCGGTCGGCTTCACCGTCACGAGCATGTCCCTGCCGATGATGTTCTTCCTGCAGACCGCGCGCGGTCTGACCCCGACCGAGGCGGCGATGCTGCTCATCCCGATGGCTGTGCTGTCGGGCGTGCTCGCCCCGGTCGCCGGGAAGATCCTGGACCGCGTCGACCCCCGGATCATCCTCGTCCCCGGCCTGCTCTGCGTCGCCGGCGCCCTCGTCTGGTATTCCACCCTCACCACGATGGACACCCCCATCCTGATGTTCCTGCTGCCGTCCGCGCTGATGGGCATCGGCAACGCGGGCATGTGGGGGCCGCTCGCCACCACGGCAACGCGCAAGCTGCCGCCGCGGCAGGCCGGTGCCGGTGCGGGCATCTACAACACCACTCGCACCATCGGCTCGGTCATCGGCTCCGCGTCGATCGCCGCGTTCATGCAGTCGCGGCTGGAGGCCAACCTCCCCGGCCTGTCCGACGCTCCGGCCGGCTCGGGCGACGGTGCGCTGCCGCCGCAGATCGCCGAAGGCTTCGCGGCAGGCATGTCCCAGACGCTGCTGCTGCCCGCCGGTGTGATCCTCGTCGCGCTGGTCGCCTCGCTGTTCCTCCGCGGCCAGGATCGGAAGGACGAGCCCGTCGCCACGACCCCTCCGGCCTGA
- a CDS encoding amino acid ABC transporter substrate-binding protein/permease translates to MSRNPSSAPSRLRRLGRTAGASALAAFVAVGALLVGATPATAADDGETYVIGTDTTFAPFEFTNESGDLVGIDMDLLRAIAEDQGFDVEIRQLGFDAAVQALQSNQVDAVMAGMSITEERQQTFDFSDPYFTSGVQLGVLESSDIESLDDLDGKTVAVKTGTQGQTFAEENADEYGFRITPYQDTTDMVDAVKAGQAVGYFEDFPVLAYGIQQGSGFRLVGEPALGGEYGFAVNKGENAELLEMFNAGLANLQDSGEYDEIVDTYLASGDDAQEAQPTDIISVAVKYWPALMQGLWLTILATIVAVVAAFILGIIFGFGRLSKFAPFRWVATAYVYVFRGTPILIQAFFVFFAIPQLIPDLKFDPFVAGAITLSLNTGAYMTEIIRGGIQAVDPGQAEASRSLGLSHWKTMRKVVLPQAFRIMIPSFVNQGIITLKDTSLISVIGLAELTFVSRQIIASTYLSAQVLTIVAIIYFVVITLLTLLANRLERKANA, encoded by the coding sequence GTGAGCCGAAATCCGTCCTCTGCACCGAGCCGTCTGCGCCGCCTCGGCCGCACCGCCGGCGCGTCCGCGCTCGCCGCCTTCGTCGCCGTCGGCGCGTTGCTCGTCGGCGCGACCCCCGCCACAGCCGCCGACGACGGCGAGACCTATGTCATCGGCACCGACACGACCTTCGCGCCGTTCGAGTTCACGAACGAGTCCGGTGACCTGGTCGGCATCGACATGGACCTCCTGCGTGCGATCGCCGAGGACCAGGGCTTCGACGTGGAGATCCGCCAGCTCGGCTTCGACGCCGCCGTGCAGGCGCTGCAGTCGAACCAGGTCGACGCCGTCATGGCCGGGATGTCGATCACCGAGGAGCGCCAGCAGACCTTCGACTTCAGCGACCCGTACTTCACGAGCGGCGTGCAGCTCGGCGTGCTCGAGTCCAGCGACATCGAGTCCCTGGATGACCTCGACGGCAAGACCGTCGCGGTGAAGACCGGCACGCAGGGGCAGACCTTCGCCGAGGAGAACGCCGACGAGTACGGCTTCCGCATCACGCCGTACCAGGACACGACCGACATGGTCGATGCGGTCAAGGCGGGTCAGGCCGTCGGCTACTTCGAGGACTTCCCGGTGCTCGCCTACGGCATCCAGCAGGGGTCCGGCTTCCGGCTGGTCGGCGAGCCCGCGCTCGGCGGCGAGTACGGCTTCGCGGTGAACAAGGGCGAGAACGCCGAGCTTCTGGAGATGTTCAACGCCGGCCTCGCCAACCTGCAGGACTCCGGCGAGTACGACGAGATCGTGGACACCTACCTCGCGTCGGGCGACGACGCGCAGGAGGCGCAGCCCACCGACATCATCTCGGTCGCGGTGAAGTACTGGCCGGCCCTCATGCAGGGGCTCTGGCTCACGATCCTCGCCACGATCGTCGCGGTGGTCGCCGCGTTCATCCTCGGGATCATCTTCGGATTCGGACGCCTGTCGAAGTTCGCGCCGTTCCGCTGGGTCGCGACGGCCTACGTCTACGTCTTCCGCGGGACCCCGATCCTGATCCAGGCGTTCTTCGTGTTCTTCGCCATCCCGCAGCTGATCCCCGACCTCAAGTTCGATCCGTTCGTGGCCGGTGCGATCACCCTGTCGCTGAACACCGGTGCGTACATGACGGAGATCATCCGCGGCGGCATCCAGGCCGTCGACCCCGGTCAGGCGGAGGCCTCCCGCTCGCTCGGCCTGAGCCACTGGAAGACGATGCGCAAGGTCGTGCTGCCGCAGGCGTTCCGGATCATGATCCCGTCGTTCGTGAACCAGGGCATCATCACGCTGAAGGACACCTCGCTCATCAGTGTCATCGGTCTCGCCGAGCTGACGTTCGTCTCGCGCCAGATCATCGCCTCGACGTATCTCTCGGCGCAGGTGCTGACGATCGTCGCCATCATCTACTTCGTCGTGATCACGCTGTTGACGCTGCTCGCGAACCGCCTGGAGAGGAAGGCCAACGCATGA
- a CDS encoding amino acid ABC transporter ATP-binding protein: MSKIEVRDLHKSFGDNEVLKGIDLTVEDGEVIAVIGPSGSGKSTLLRCLNKLEEPTSGHVVIDGVDLTDKSVKLDEVRQRIGMVFQHFNLFPHMTVLENITLAPVELGRMTKAEARDRARSLLERVGLSEKADAKPASLSGGQKQRVAIARALAMDPEIMLFDEATSALDPEMVGEVLQVIRDLAEGGMTMVLVTHEMGFAREVSDRTVFMDGGVVVEEGAPADLFGAPKNERLQDFLSKVL; the protein is encoded by the coding sequence ATGAGCAAGATCGAGGTCAGGGACCTGCACAAGTCCTTCGGCGACAACGAGGTACTCAAGGGCATCGACCTCACGGTCGAGGACGGCGAGGTCATCGCGGTCATCGGCCCCTCCGGCTCGGGCAAGTCGACGCTGCTGCGCTGCCTCAACAAGCTCGAGGAGCCCACCTCGGGGCACGTCGTCATCGACGGCGTCGACCTCACCGACAAGAGCGTGAAGCTGGACGAGGTGCGCCAGCGCATCGGCATGGTGTTCCAGCACTTCAACCTGTTCCCGCACATGACCGTGCTGGAGAACATCACGCTCGCCCCGGTGGAGCTCGGCCGCATGACGAAGGCCGAGGCCCGCGACCGTGCCCGGTCGCTGCTCGAGCGTGTCGGTCTCTCGGAGAAGGCGGATGCGAAGCCCGCGTCGCTCTCCGGCGGTCAGAAGCAGCGCGTGGCGATCGCCCGTGCCCTTGCGATGGACCCCGAGATCATGCTGTTCGACGAGGCCACCAGCGCTCTCGATCCCGAGATGGTGGGTGAGGTGCTGCAGGTCATCCGCGATCTCGCCGAGGGCGGCATGACCATGGTGCTCGTGACGCACGAGATGGGCTTCGCCCGCGAGGTGTCCGACCGTACGGTCTTCATGGACGGCGGCGTCGTGGTCGAGGAGGGCGCCCCCGCCGACCTGTTCGGTGCTCCCAAGAACGAGCGCCTCCAGGACTTCCTGTCCAAGGTGCTCTGA
- the purD gene encoding phosphoribosylamine--glycine ligase codes for MKILVLGSGAREHAIILALRAESTAHEILVAPGNAGIAQDATPVALDPLDGAAVTAFANEHAVDLVVIGPEAPLVAGVADELRGRGIPVFGPGKAAAQLEGSKAFAKRVMDAAGVPTGRAVRAATVAEVEAAFDELGAPHVVKADGLAAGKGVVVTSDRAEALAHAEQYLPAGPVLVEEFLSGPEVSLFFLSDGDTVRALSPAQDFKRAFDGDAGPNTGGMGAYSPLPWLAEQFGSERAFVEEVTRDVALPVVRQLDAEGTPFIGLLYAGLILTPHGVRVIEFNARFGDPETQVVLPRLETPLSQLLFAAASGTLEDQPEPVFRDEVAITVVLASEGYPEAPQTGRPIEGLADAAAVEGVRLVHAATASPDAPGGSLIATGGRVLNVVAVAPDFRTARARAYDAIGRIRLDGAHHRTDIAARVAD; via the coding sequence GTGAAGATCCTCGTCCTCGGTTCCGGTGCCCGTGAGCACGCGATCATCCTGGCGCTGCGCGCCGAGTCCACCGCGCACGAGATCCTCGTCGCCCCGGGCAACGCGGGCATCGCGCAGGACGCGACCCCCGTCGCCCTCGACCCGCTCGACGGTGCCGCGGTCACGGCCTTCGCCAATGAGCACGCCGTCGACCTGGTGGTCATCGGCCCGGAGGCTCCGCTCGTCGCGGGCGTCGCGGACGAGCTCCGCGGCCGCGGCATCCCGGTCTTCGGGCCCGGCAAGGCCGCCGCGCAGCTCGAGGGCTCCAAGGCCTTCGCCAAGCGGGTCATGGACGCCGCCGGTGTGCCCACCGGCCGCGCGGTCCGCGCCGCCACCGTCGCCGAGGTCGAGGCCGCGTTCGACGAGCTCGGCGCCCCGCACGTGGTCAAGGCCGATGGACTCGCCGCGGGCAAGGGCGTCGTCGTCACCTCCGACCGCGCGGAAGCCCTGGCGCACGCGGAGCAGTACCTCCCGGCCGGCCCCGTCCTCGTCGAGGAGTTCCTGTCCGGACCCGAGGTCTCGCTGTTCTTCCTCAGCGACGGCGACACGGTTCGGGCTCTCAGCCCGGCGCAGGACTTCAAGCGGGCGTTCGACGGTGATGCCGGTCCCAACACGGGTGGGATGGGCGCGTACTCGCCGCTGCCCTGGCTCGCGGAGCAGTTCGGCAGTGAGCGGGCCTTCGTCGAGGAGGTCACCCGCGACGTCGCCCTCCCGGTCGTCCGGCAGCTCGACGCCGAGGGGACGCCGTTCATCGGGCTCCTCTACGCCGGTCTGATCCTCACCCCACACGGCGTCCGCGTGATCGAGTTCAACGCGCGGTTCGGCGACCCGGAGACTCAGGTCGTCCTGCCGCGACTGGAGACCCCGCTCTCACAGCTGCTCTTCGCCGCCGCGTCCGGCACGCTCGAGGATCAGCCGGAGCCCGTGTTCCGCGACGAGGTCGCGATCACCGTGGTCCTGGCGAGCGAGGGGTACCCGGAGGCGCCGCAGACCGGGCGCCCGATCGAGGGCCTGGCCGACGCCGCCGCCGTCGAAGGGGTGCGTCTGGTGCACGCCGCGACCGCCAGCCCCGACGCCCCGGGCGGATCGCTCATCGCGACGGGCGGCCGCGTGCTGAACGTCGTGGCCGTGGCCCCAGACTTCCGCACCGCGCGGGCCCGCGCGTACGACGCCATCGGGCGCATCCGCCTCGACGGCGCCCACCACCGCACCGACATCGCCGCCCGCGTCGCCGACTGA
- a CDS encoding NUDIX hydrolase — translation MSMHPQGARAELLAAAADPSWSVPIPPLADPGTAHDAAVLILFGVFDRVPAPTVDAAVARDLDVLLQRRAPTLSSHPGQVSFPGGRTEPADADAVATALREAEEETGLDPAGVEVLATLPAIPLAASNHLVTPVLAWWQSPSRVVAVDHAETVEVFRVPVAQLLDPATRFTSTVSRAGRTFRGPAFDVDGTIVWGFTAMVLDALFDATGWTVPWDTAAERPIEL, via the coding sequence ATGAGCATGCATCCGCAGGGCGCCCGAGCCGAGCTGCTCGCCGCCGCGGCCGACCCGTCCTGGAGCGTGCCGATCCCGCCTCTCGCCGACCCCGGCACCGCGCACGACGCCGCCGTCCTGATCCTCTTCGGCGTCTTCGACCGCGTCCCCGCGCCCACGGTCGACGCGGCCGTCGCGCGCGACCTCGACGTGCTGCTGCAACGCCGCGCCCCGACTCTCTCGTCGCATCCCGGTCAGGTCTCCTTCCCTGGCGGACGCACCGAGCCGGCCGACGCCGATGCGGTGGCCACAGCGCTCCGCGAGGCCGAGGAGGAGACCGGCCTCGACCCCGCGGGCGTCGAGGTCCTCGCGACCCTCCCCGCCATCCCGCTCGCGGCCAGCAACCACCTCGTCACCCCCGTCCTCGCGTGGTGGCAGTCGCCGTCCCGCGTCGTCGCCGTCGATCACGCCGAGACCGTGGAGGTGTTCCGCGTGCCCGTCGCCCAGCTCCTCGACCCCGCGACCCGGTTCACCTCGACCGTGTCCCGCGCCGGCCGCACGTTCCGCGGGCCCGCGTTCGACGTGGACGGCACGATCGTGTGGGGGTTCACCGCCATGGTGCTCGACGCGCTGTTCGACGCGACCGGCTGGACCGTGCCCTGGGACACGGCCGCCGAGCGCCCGATCGAGCTCTGA
- a CDS encoding sterol carrier family protein, with translation MAKKIDVVDGRAALGAVRDAEAAGAKPPRAELATAVRYLLQLLDEKAPGNSVEVRVPPFGAVQVIQGPRHTRGTPPNVVEMDAATWIAVATGAEAWADAATAGRIHASGTRADLAAVLPLRP, from the coding sequence ATGGCCAAGAAGATCGACGTCGTCGACGGGCGTGCGGCGCTCGGTGCCGTCCGGGACGCGGAGGCCGCCGGCGCCAAGCCGCCGAGGGCGGAGCTCGCCACGGCCGTGCGCTATCTGCTGCAACTGCTCGACGAGAAGGCGCCGGGCAACAGCGTCGAGGTGCGGGTCCCGCCGTTCGGGGCCGTGCAAGTCATCCAGGGTCCGCGGCACACGCGCGGCACACCGCCGAACGTCGTAGAGATGGACGCCGCCACCTGGATCGCGGTCGCCACCGGCGCCGAGGCCTGGGCCGACGCCGCGACAGCCGGACGCATCCACGCCTCGGGCACGCGCGCGGACCTCGCCGCCGTGCTCCCGCTGCGGCCCTAG
- a CDS encoding potassium transporter Trk, with product MPSHDSHQTVEATVRRVPRYGVLMGIGVVLGVIAAGILTMTGSFEQSEALDVVYPPGQVFGFLLLWTAPIGLALGGVAGLVLERLARRHDRVVTVDRETVVDDDDDTDRG from the coding sequence ATGCCCTCTCACGACAGCCACCAGACCGTCGAAGCGACCGTGCGCCGCGTGCCGCGGTACGGCGTGCTCATGGGCATCGGCGTCGTGCTGGGCGTGATAGCCGCCGGCATCCTCACCATGACCGGTAGCTTCGAGCAGTCGGAAGCGCTCGACGTCGTCTATCCCCCGGGCCAGGTCTTCGGCTTCCTCCTGCTCTGGACCGCCCCGATCGGGCTCGCTCTCGGGGGCGTCGCCGGGCTCGTGCTCGAGCGTCTCGCCCGTCGCCACGATCGCGTCGTGACCGTCGACCGGGAGACCGTGGTCGACGACGACGACGACACGGACCGCGGCTAG
- a CDS encoding zinc-binding alcohol dehydrogenase, with product MADKPQWLIREDASVSVLVALALRQLLGIRAPLDLPALRDLPVRAPDAADASSEVEAQWRDYWDMTVEPRAHHSDVPLELIDGFDTLVALPASGAEALTAAIRPHAGSAVRYAETAHDRYVRAMKSHTGGDAYRAYASAIAEFERDIGRRAHSFELNVQVLPLSQRGVWWIGDLTVAVTDGLRRDVVAFDSAIRPVIAELA from the coding sequence ATGGCCGACAAGCCGCAGTGGCTCATCCGCGAAGACGCGAGCGTTTCGGTGCTCGTCGCGCTCGCTCTCCGGCAGCTTCTGGGCATCCGGGCGCCGCTGGATCTGCCGGCCCTCCGCGACCTTCCGGTCCGCGCGCCGGACGCCGCCGACGCGTCCTCCGAGGTCGAGGCGCAGTGGCGCGACTACTGGGACATGACCGTCGAACCGCGCGCGCATCACTCCGACGTCCCGCTGGAACTCATCGACGGCTTCGACACTCTGGTGGCCCTCCCGGCGAGCGGCGCCGAGGCGCTCACCGCGGCGATCCGTCCGCATGCCGGCAGCGCGGTGCGCTATGCGGAGACGGCGCACGATCGCTATGTCAGAGCGATGAAGAGCCACACCGGCGGAGACGCCTATCGGGCGTACGCGAGCGCGATCGCGGAGTTCGAGCGCGACATCGGCCGCCGCGCCCACTCGTTCGAGTTGAACGTGCAGGTGCTGCCGTTGTCGCAGCGCGGAGTCTGGTGGATCGGCGACCTCACGGTCGCGGTGACGGACGGACTCCGACGGGACGTCGTGGCGTTCGACTCCGCCATCCGCCCCGTGATCGCCGAGCTCGCCTAG
- a CDS encoding phage holin family protein: MTDATPTPSEQKAETTSLGDLLSEVTSDLSTLMRQELELAKAELKQSATRAGRGAGMLGGAGYAALMAVFFLSVALWWALGAYVTGLGWSAVIVAVIWAIVALVLFMTGRKQLKSIEGAPRTVDSLKRIPDAVKRNEENK, encoded by the coding sequence ATGACCGACGCCACCCCCACACCCTCGGAGCAGAAGGCCGAGACGACGTCTCTCGGCGATCTGCTGAGCGAGGTCACCAGCGACCTGTCGACCCTGATGCGGCAGGAGCTGGAACTGGCGAAGGCGGAGCTCAAGCAGTCGGCCACCCGTGCCGGTCGCGGGGCGGGCATGCTCGGCGGGGCGGGATACGCCGCGCTGATGGCCGTCTTCTTCCTGTCCGTCGCCCTCTGGTGGGCCCTGGGCGCGTACGTGACCGGCCTCGGCTGGTCCGCCGTGATCGTCGCCGTCATCTGGGCGATCGTCGCCCTCGTCCTGTTCATGACCGGACGCAAGCAGTTGAAGAGCATCGAAGGGGCTCCGCGCACCGTGGACAGCCTCAAGCGCATCCCCGATGCGGTGAAGAGGAATGAGGAGAACAAATGA
- a CDS encoding DUF3618 domain-containing protein, with translation MSDSPDAIRADIERTRAEFGRDVDALADKVTPSKVVHRQTQKMKGAVRSVVDRVMGAADDAGDRLGDASSSVADAGRHTVAKAQGNPLAVGLMAFAAGLVVAAVIPASSKEKELAEQVKDKAQPLVDEATEVAKTIGQDLKEPAQEAFAAVKDEAAGAAAHVKDDATRAVDEVKGSAQDARDTVAGGS, from the coding sequence ATGAGCGATTCACCCGACGCGATCCGCGCCGACATCGAGCGGACGCGAGCGGAGTTCGGCAGAGATGTCGACGCGCTCGCCGACAAGGTCACGCCCTCGAAAGTCGTCCACCGTCAGACGCAGAAGATGAAGGGCGCAGTGCGCTCGGTCGTCGACCGCGTCATGGGCGCTGCCGACGACGCAGGGGACCGGCTGGGGGACGCCTCCTCCTCGGTCGCCGACGCGGGGCGGCACACCGTCGCCAAGGCGCAGGGCAATCCGCTGGCCGTGGGGCTGATGGCCTTCGCCGCCGGTCTCGTCGTGGCTGCCGTCATCCCGGCGTCCTCGAAGGAGAAGGAGTTGGCCGAACAGGTCAAGGACAAGGCCCAGCCGCTGGTCGACGAGGCGACGGAGGTCGCCAAGACGATCGGACAGGACCTGAAGGAACCGGCTCAGGAGGCCTTCGCCGCGGTCAAGGACGAGGCCGCGGGGGCCGCTGCGCACGTCAAGGACGACGCGACTCGCGCCGTCGACGAGGTGAAGGGCAGCGCCCAGGACGCTCGCGACACCGTCGCCGGCGGGAGCTGA
- a CDS encoding enoyl-CoA hydratase/isomerase family protein, translated as MNDTFETIELTTAGPVAQIRLRRPERRNALSGLLLAELARVFDRLAPRPLAGVVLSGAGVAFSAGADIGELREARASADPAAAGQAIARSAKALMMRIEEAPFPTIACVDGAAVGGGLELALACDTIYTTADSRFALPEPTLGLIPGFGGVRRLVERVGPALASEMVLTGRTLDGEEARACGLASRVVAAPALQQEAASALTAGAPRSRAATALARSALRAAVESSRRAAFGEETRLYGEAFRLDDSEEGLAAFLEKRPPTFPAANA; from the coding sequence ATGAACGACACCTTCGAAACCATCGAACTGACCACAGCCGGGCCCGTGGCGCAGATCCGCCTGCGGCGCCCCGAGCGTCGCAACGCGCTGTCCGGCCTTCTCCTCGCCGAGCTCGCCCGCGTCTTCGACCGCCTCGCACCGCGCCCCCTGGCAGGAGTCGTCCTGAGCGGCGCGGGTGTGGCGTTCTCCGCCGGGGCCGACATCGGAGAGCTCCGCGAGGCCCGCGCCTCCGCCGACCCCGCCGCCGCCGGTCAGGCGATCGCCCGGAGCGCCAAGGCGCTGATGATGCGGATCGAGGAGGCCCCGTTCCCGACCATCGCGTGCGTCGACGGAGCCGCCGTGGGCGGGGGACTGGAGCTGGCGCTCGCCTGTGACACCATCTACACCACCGCCGACTCGCGTTTCGCGCTGCCCGAGCCGACTCTGGGACTCATCCCGGGCTTCGGCGGCGTGCGCAGGCTCGTCGAGCGGGTGGGGCCGGCGTTGGCGAGTGAGATGGTCCTGACGGGCCGCACACTCGACGGTGAGGAGGCGCGGGCCTGCGGGCTGGCGTCCCGAGTGGTGGCCGCTCCCGCGCTGCAGCAGGAGGCCGCGTCGGCCCTCACGGCCGGTGCGCCCCGTTCCCGAGCGGCGACAGCCCTCGCCCGGTCCGCACTGCGGGCCGCCGTGGAGAGCAGCCGGCGCGCCGCCTTCGGGGAGGAGACCCGCCTGTACGGGGAGGCCTTCCGGCTCGACGACAGCGAGGAGGGCCTCGCCGCCTTCCTCGAGAAGCGGCCGCCGACATTCCCCGCCGCCAACGCCTGA